One Helianthus annuus cultivar XRQ/B chromosome 12, HanXRQr2.0-SUNRISE, whole genome shotgun sequence genomic region harbors:
- the LOC110893518 gene encoding cold shock domain-containing protein 3-like has product MGSFPEVRSLVTSSHPTTITQAVTLVVSLTEEAVRIKKIPAKGSDKKETHVESTSGGKRKFSHSNKGMRVNKNNDNFYANKRREVNPPRGAKAFVATNETGGRSYACSKPKCDKCKYHHVGRCMKVKCDKCGKVGHSKETCWAGTGRGNMNQGGNGNNNEGGNGNGKGQGCYNCVDKGNFRKDCPKENQACGRAFVIEAEMHDRTRT; this is encoded by the coding sequence ATGGGGTCTTTCCCCGAGGTCAGGAGTTTAGTCACATCGTCACATCCCACTACCATAACTCAAGCTGTTACTTTAGTCGTAAGCCTCACTGAGGAGGCGGTTAGAATCAAGAAGATTCCTGCAAAGGGTTCAGATAAaaaggagactcacgtagagtccaCTAGTGGTGGGAAGCGAAAGTTTTCACACTCCAACAAGGGTATGCGCGTGAACAAAAACAATGACAACTTTTATGCTAATAAACGAAGGGAAGTAAACCCACCACGGGGTGCCAAAGCTTTTGTGGCAACCAACGAAACTGGTGGTAGAAGTTATGCATGCTCCAAGCCCAAATGTGATAAGTGCAAGTATCATCATGTGGGCCGTTGCATGAAGGTTAAGTGCGACAAGTGTGGTAAAGTTGGGCACAGTAAAGAAACATGCTGGGCAGGAACTGGGAGAGGAAACATGAACCAAGGTGGAAATGGTAACAATAACGAGGgaggaaatggaaatggaaaagGGCAAGGATGCTACAACTGTGTAGACAAAGGGAATTTCAGGAAGGATTGCCCTAAGGAAAACCAAGCTTGCGGGAGAGCTTTTGTGATCGAAGCCGAGATGCACGACAGGACCCGAACGTAG